A region from the Leptospira neocaledonica genome encodes:
- a CDS encoding thiolase domain-containing protein: MREVAIIGAYETVHGNHKDRTLRDLVTEAGNGAIKDSGIDRKEIQAVYVGNYAGNEFNAQNTMGSYAANLLGLGDRPAIRTEGACASGGIAMRQGMLAVASGLYDTVLVLGVEKMNGLDPETTMEIVARGQDQDVEGGYCISGPSGFALNAIRHMHEFGTTKEMLATVAEKNYFHGSLNPFAHKQKEISFNNIMRARMVTTPFGFHDVSLVTDASAAVVITTKEKAKSIRKDYVVVKGSGIGGDYFNVALKKDSVSFPASVQAATEAFKMAGVERKDIDVLECHDCFTITEIINIEDLGFVEKGKGGQFTKDGHTRLGGKLPVNTSGGLKAKGHPVGATGVGQVVEMTFQLRDQSEKRQVANARTALTHVLGGPGAVSIVHILQRGE, translated from the coding sequence ATGAGAGAAGTAGCAATCATCGGGGCCTACGAAACGGTCCATGGTAATCATAAAGACAGAACTCTTAGAGATTTAGTCACAGAAGCTGGCAATGGGGCAATTAAGGATTCTGGTATAGACAGAAAGGAAATCCAAGCTGTCTATGTGGGAAACTATGCTGGGAACGAGTTTAACGCTCAAAACACCATGGGTTCTTATGCAGCCAACTTACTTGGATTAGGTGATCGTCCTGCAATTCGCACCGAAGGGGCTTGCGCTTCCGGAGGAATTGCAATGAGACAAGGTATGCTTGCAGTTGCATCCGGACTATATGATACTGTTTTAGTTCTGGGCGTAGAAAAAATGAACGGTTTAGATCCGGAAACTACGATGGAGATCGTAGCAAGGGGGCAAGACCAAGATGTAGAAGGTGGTTATTGTATCTCCGGCCCTTCCGGTTTTGCGTTAAACGCAATCCGTCATATGCATGAGTTCGGAACCACTAAGGAAATGTTGGCAACCGTTGCGGAAAAAAACTATTTCCATGGCAGCCTAAACCCATTCGCGCATAAACAAAAGGAAATCTCCTTCAATAATATTATGAGGGCGAGAATGGTAACCACTCCATTCGGGTTTCATGATGTTTCTTTGGTTACCGATGCTTCTGCGGCAGTTGTGATCACAACGAAAGAAAAAGCAAAATCCATTCGTAAGGACTATGTAGTAGTAAAAGGTTCCGGAATCGGCGGGGATTACTTCAACGTGGCTCTTAAAAAAGATTCAGTTAGCTTCCCCGCTTCCGTACAAGCCGCCACTGAAGCATTTAAAATGGCCGGCGTGGAAAGAAAGGACATCGACGTTTTAGAATGTCATGATTGTTTCACGATCACAGAGATCATCAATATTGAAGATCTTGGCTTTGTGGAAAAAGGAAAAGGTGGCCAATTTACCAAAGACGGTCATACTAGATTGGGCGGAAAACTTCCTGTAAATACTTCAGGCGGTTTAAAAGCAAAAGGTCATCCAGTAGGAGCTACCGGTGTAGGTCAGGTTGTGGAGATGACTTTCCAACTCAGAGACCAATCTGAAAAACGTCAGGTTGCAAACGCTCGTACCGCTTTGACTCATGTTTTAGGCGGCCCTGGTGCCGTTAGTATAGTGCATATTCTGCAGAGGGGAGAATAA
- a CDS encoding Zn-ribbon domain-containing OB-fold protein has product MAEIMEAHSLTGKKCKSCGFEATDPVVSCTNCGSEEVEVKTFSGKGKVYTYTVVHVGFGHLAPKAPYVLAVVELEEGAKTMSIIEGEYQGKPVTESIAIDMPVLFDRTETSTGFIFKPA; this is encoded by the coding sequence ATGGCGGAGATTATGGAAGCTCATTCTTTAACCGGAAAAAAATGTAAATCCTGCGGATTCGAGGCAACTGATCCTGTGGTCTCCTGCACAAACTGCGGTTCGGAAGAAGTGGAAGTTAAAACTTTTTCAGGTAAAGGAAAAGTTTACACTTACACAGTGGTTCATGTCGGCTTCGGACATTTGGCTCCAAAAGCGCCTTACGTTCTGGCAGTTGTCGAATTAGAAGAAGGTGCCAAAACCATGAGTATAATCGAAGGAGAATACCAAGGTAAACCGGTCACTGAATCTATTGCGATCGATATGCCTGTTCTTTTCGATAGGACAGAAACTTCGACGGGATTTATTTTTAAACCCGCTTGA
- a CDS encoding LamG domain-containing protein, with protein MRILIFVLLLLLSLTNCGTYLLLASQENEHDHSFSDFIRLTLIDSSIGLVHYWPLDGNTRDVIGGLDLTDVSGTPTLTFDRFGFPEKAYYYDGSGPYHESIAQGPLFLDGTVSSFTVSAWVNGKWPPGANGGQSIFLSQDGGLGLQFYALSSISCTGRLRAFTNNSGGQGDADVSSQCGAFSENTWYHMVFVWDIQNLTASLYVNNVLVSSGKFGSNRPWNVYSTFALGFSPLGTFLYQGSIDEVRVYNRAIFPVSSL; from the coding sequence ATGCGAATTCTAATTTTTGTCCTTCTACTTCTGCTCTCCCTAACTAATTGCGGTACATATCTTCTTTTAGCGAGCCAAGAGAATGAACACGATCACTCATTTTCGGATTTCATCCGACTCACATTAATCGATTCGTCTATCGGTTTAGTTCATTATTGGCCGTTAGACGGAAATACTCGAGATGTAATCGGGGGACTGGACCTAACAGACGTAAGTGGAACTCCTACGCTTACTTTCGATCGATTCGGATTTCCTGAAAAAGCATATTATTATGATGGAAGTGGCCCCTACCACGAATCAATCGCACAGGGGCCCTTGTTTTTGGATGGGACCGTTTCATCATTTACGGTAAGTGCTTGGGTAAATGGAAAATGGCCGCCAGGAGCCAACGGAGGCCAATCTATTTTTTTAAGCCAAGACGGCGGGCTCGGATTACAATTCTATGCGCTTTCTTCCATATCTTGCACGGGAAGATTAAGAGCCTTTACGAATAATAGCGGAGGACAAGGAGATGCGGATGTATCAAGCCAATGCGGAGCGTTTTCAGAGAATACTTGGTATCACATGGTCTTTGTTTGGGATATCCAAAACTTAACTGCTTCTCTTTATGTGAATAACGTTTTAGTTTCTTCCGGAAAATTCGGAAGTAATCGCCCTTGGAATGTTTATAGTACATTCGCCTTAGGTTTCTCGCCGCTTGGAACCTTTTTATATCAGGGAAGTATAGACGAAGTTAGAGTCTATAATCGAGCGATCTTTCCTGTTTCGAGTTTGTAA
- a CDS encoding glucose 1-dehydrogenase yields MAKQFEGKVALVTGAASPRGLGRAIANTIARDGGDVVVVDLNKEHIEQAAADIAKEFGVKTLGIPVNVTKPEDCDAAINTVKEKFGKLDFLVNNAGVLKDNLFIRMSEQEYDFVMDVNAKGVFLMTKYASKLLLKAPSGRIVNISSLSGLSGQPGQANYSSSKAAVIALTKVAAREFSGRNVLVNAVCPGYVQTDMTASLPEEVQKKLTDPMFIPLKRPGTQQEIANAVEFFLSDKASYITGVFLRVDGGAGIGM; encoded by the coding sequence ATGGCAAAACAATTCGAAGGTAAAGTTGCATTAGTAACAGGAGCTGCATCTCCAAGAGGTTTAGGCCGCGCTATCGCCAATACTATCGCAAGAGATGGCGGAGATGTGGTCGTAGTAGACTTAAATAAAGAGCATATCGAGCAAGCTGCCGCTGATATCGCTAAAGAATTCGGCGTTAAAACATTAGGTATTCCAGTAAATGTTACTAAACCTGAAGACTGCGACGCTGCAATTAATACTGTTAAAGAGAAATTCGGTAAACTGGATTTCTTGGTAAACAACGCAGGAGTTCTAAAAGATAATCTTTTTATCAGAATGAGCGAGCAAGAGTACGATTTCGTAATGGATGTGAACGCAAAAGGTGTGTTCTTGATGACCAAGTATGCTTCTAAACTTCTTTTAAAAGCTCCTTCCGGTAGAATTGTAAACATATCTTCTCTTTCCGGCCTTTCAGGTCAACCTGGACAAGCAAACTATTCATCTTCTAAAGCAGCGGTGATCGCTCTGACTAAAGTTGCTGCAAGAGAATTTTCCGGTAGGAACGTTTTAGTAAACGCAGTTTGTCCCGGTTACGTGCAAACAGACATGACTGCTTCTCTTCCAGAAGAAGTTCAGAAAAAACTTACTGATCCTATGTTCATTCCATTAAAGAGACCGGGAACTCAACAAGAGATCGCTAACGCTGTGGAATTCTTCCTTTCTGATAAAGCATCTTATATTACTGGAGTGTTCTTGCGTGTAGACGGCGGCGCCGGTATCGGGATGTAA
- a CDS encoding YheT family hydrolase gives MLSVYLVLFLIIAFLFYYFLDVAEKPVLQFSEGEFVRRVITNCPRLTRKYFPTFWCFNNHLMLALLLFREHRSKFFHYDKLEHLKMKDGGVTGLAWSNIKEKKKTDSDPIAIVFHTISGDEQDVKSIVKVIRAQLKWASVVCIRRGHGNLPLSKPQINTMGSSSDLKEQLLYIKKKFPNSPLFGVGISAGSGLLARYLGESGTKSLLDAAVAISPAYDIEKAFHRVHPVYSKIMGQRLINYFLKRHYETLSSLGGFQEVLESKTLGEFQDRLHRLSGFDDKEEYYRHSNPALVMQNIRTPIMILNAKDDPICVNQNVLENLHWLENLPNSIHVYTKRGSHIAYYEGWKAISWSDHLVCEYFKAVQGQLPKNKKKSKTKTGKKR, from the coding sequence ATGCTCTCGGTTTACCTTGTTTTATTTCTTATTATTGCGTTTCTATTTTATTATTTTCTTGATGTAGCAGAAAAACCTGTCCTTCAGTTCAGTGAAGGCGAGTTTGTAAGGAGGGTGATTACAAATTGTCCTCGTTTAACTAGGAAGTATTTTCCTACGTTCTGGTGTTTTAATAATCATCTAATGCTGGCTCTCTTACTTTTTAGAGAACATCGGTCCAAATTTTTTCATTACGATAAGCTGGAACATCTTAAAATGAAAGACGGTGGTGTCACCGGACTTGCCTGGTCTAATATTAAAGAAAAGAAAAAAACAGATTCGGATCCGATTGCGATTGTATTTCATACAATCAGTGGGGATGAGCAAGATGTTAAATCTATTGTAAAAGTAATCCGGGCTCAGTTAAAATGGGCGTCCGTAGTTTGTATTAGGAGAGGACATGGGAATCTTCCTCTTTCTAAACCCCAGATAAACACGATGGGGTCTAGTTCAGATTTAAAAGAACAACTCTTATACATTAAGAAAAAATTTCCGAATAGTCCTTTGTTCGGAGTAGGGATCTCTGCAGGTTCCGGATTGCTTGCCAGATACTTGGGAGAATCTGGGACTAAAAGTTTATTGGATGCTGCGGTTGCAATTTCACCTGCATACGATATCGAAAAAGCATTTCATAGAGTTCATCCTGTTTATAGCAAGATCATGGGCCAAAGATTGATTAATTATTTTTTAAAACGCCACTATGAAACCTTGTCTTCCCTAGGAGGATTTCAAGAAGTACTGGAATCTAAAACCTTGGGTGAATTCCAGGATCGTTTGCACAGACTCTCCGGTTTTGATGATAAGGAAGAATATTACCGGCATTCGAATCCCGCATTGGTAATGCAAAATATCCGGACTCCGATTATGATTTTGAACGCAAAGGACGATCCAATCTGCGTAAATCAGAATGTTTTAGAGAATTTGCATTGGTTAGAAAACCTTCCTAATTCGATCCATGTTTATACAAAAAGAGGAAGCCATATTGCATATTATGAAGGATGGAAAGCGATATCTTGGTCGGATCATCTTGTATGCGAATATTTTAAAGCTGTCCAAGGCCAATTGCCTAAAAATAAAAAGAAGTCGAAAACAAAGACTGGGAAAAAGCGTTAG
- a CDS encoding TIGR04452 family lipoprotein — protein sequence MRKILFVGIISLLSFANCLVADSLGISGSIKGSEARSQIKEAALMSDILYYGSTDPANAGALTTLDLFMTDLFLEIDDNKYYKQSDVDKCVKDVQTIGLLILDPSKTVTTSKNCSDLKANGAII from the coding sequence ATGAGAAAAATATTATTTGTTGGGATCATTTCCCTTTTGTCTTTCGCCAATTGTTTAGTAGCTGACTCTCTCGGTATATCAGGCAGCATAAAAGGTTCCGAGGCGAGGTCTCAAATCAAAGAGGCTGCGTTAATGTCTGATATTTTATATTATGGATCTACAGATCCAGCTAACGCAGGAGCCCTTACTACTCTTGATCTGTTTATGACCGATTTGTTTTTAGAAATAGATGATAATAAATATTATAAACAATCAGATGTAGACAAATGTGTGAAAGATGTTCAAACCATTGGGCTCTTAATTTTAGATCCCAGCAAAACTGTAACTACAAGTAAAAACTGCAGTGACTTGAAAGCAAATGGAGCTATTATTTAA